One Candidatus Flexicrinis proximus DNA window includes the following coding sequences:
- a CDS encoding YbaK/EbsC family protein produces MTEIWDASHVRQVLASQAPDIDVVFFEASTATSQLAAEQIGCELGQIAKSIVFWVVDKPVVVVTSGDQRVDDRKLALYFDVPRKRIRTANAEECIAVTGYAPGGVPPLAHRRDDITLFVDASLARFSRIFAAAGASNAIMPLTVDRLLSLTGGMLIDMAKSAETGSPPESGA; encoded by the coding sequence ATGACCGAAATTTGGGATGCTTCCCACGTTCGGCAGGTGCTCGCCAGTCAGGCGCCTGACATCGACGTGGTCTTCTTTGAGGCCTCGACGGCGACCTCGCAGCTTGCTGCTGAACAAATCGGCTGCGAATTGGGTCAGATCGCCAAGAGCATCGTCTTTTGGGTGGTGGACAAGCCGGTGGTTGTTGTGACGAGCGGCGATCAGCGCGTTGACGATCGTAAGCTCGCCCTATACTTCGATGTCCCGCGCAAACGTATCCGCACGGCCAATGCCGAAGAGTGTATTGCCGTCACGGGCTATGCGCCGGGGGGAGTTCCGCCACTCGCTCACCGCCGTGACGACATCACGCTGTTCGTGGATGCCTCGCTTGCGCGTTTTTCCCGCATTTTCGCTGCTGCAGGTGCAAGCAATGCCATCATGCCATTGACCGTCGACCGTCTTTTGTCGCTCACCGGCGGGATGCTGATAGACATGGCAAAGTCAGCCGAAACCGGGTCTCCACCAGAATCGGGAGCGTAG
- a CDS encoding PAS domain-containing protein, with product MTEPAELSSVDDIGQNTGSLFERILSGVRRQPVKKSQAAQSKERLLEIRTERLRESLREKEREVERLRGALEALEEGMLLVNADGEVMMMNTAARDLVGGEDEYRLGELSRTVRAMQSNQSVGEVVPNDAPQRVQFHDRVLALRLASVSSAQGRSLGTLVVIRDVSSEQVSKRLRTHFVTAISHELRTPMQSIKGAADLLEAQLMNDPQAVQMVELLTHNVDVLDRMVVEMLDLAEMGAGTFKLMKGPVELEALLSSVVRSMMPEVQRGKLEIKLMLRDVARLNLVADETRLRWAIGHLLRNGIQYTEPEGCIWVAAGIDDLDSYAVAIDVVDTGVGIADEDLPHVFERFYRGSAVSESGRKIDPRGLGQGLFIAREVAAAHGGGLTAHSSVGKGSSFTLTLPLD from the coding sequence GTGACCGAACCAGCTGAGCTTTCGTCCGTCGACGATATCGGTCAAAACACGGGTTCGTTATTCGAGCGTATCCTGAGTGGGGTGCGACGTCAGCCCGTGAAGAAATCCCAGGCCGCCCAGAGTAAAGAACGGCTCCTGGAGATTCGTACCGAACGTCTGCGCGAATCTCTGCGTGAGAAGGAACGCGAGGTCGAGCGACTGCGTGGCGCGCTTGAGGCGCTGGAGGAGGGGATGCTCCTCGTCAATGCCGACGGTGAAGTCATGATGATGAACACCGCGGCCCGCGATCTGGTTGGCGGCGAAGATGAGTATCGCCTGGGTGAACTAAGCCGTACCGTCCGCGCCATGCAGAGCAACCAATCTGTCGGTGAGGTTGTGCCGAACGACGCGCCCCAGCGTGTGCAGTTTCACGACCGCGTCCTGGCACTGCGCCTGGCCTCGGTTAGCAGCGCGCAGGGCAGGTCGCTGGGCACCCTCGTTGTGATCCGTGATGTCTCAAGCGAGCAGGTCTCGAAGCGTCTGCGGACTCACTTTGTTACCGCAATCAGCCACGAACTCCGTACGCCCATGCAGTCCATCAAAGGCGCAGCGGACCTGCTTGAAGCGCAGTTGATGAATGATCCGCAGGCTGTCCAGATGGTTGAACTGCTCACCCATAACGTCGATGTGCTCGACCGCATGGTCGTCGAGATGCTCGACCTTGCTGAGATGGGCGCAGGCACATTCAAACTGATGAAAGGCCCGGTCGAACTCGAAGCGCTCCTGTCGAGTGTCGTCCGCAGCATGATGCCGGAGGTTCAGCGCGGCAAACTAGAAATTAAGCTCATGCTCCGCGATGTAGCCCGGCTCAATTTGGTCGCCGACGAAACGCGCCTGCGTTGGGCCATCGGCCACTTACTGCGTAACGGCATTCAGTACACGGAACCGGAAGGCTGTATTTGGGTCGCTGCAGGGATCGACGACCTCGACAGCTATGCCGTTGCCATCGACGTGGTCGACACGGGTGTCGGTATCGCCGACGAGGATTTGCCGCACGTGTTCGAGCGATTCTATCGCGGCTCCGCGGTCAGCGAATCCGGGCGCAAGATCGACCCGCGAGGCTTAGGGCAGGGTCTCTTTATCGCGCGTGAAGTAGCGGCAGCCCACGGCGGCGGCCTCACTGCCCACAGCTCCGTCGGCAAGGGAAGCTCGTTTACGCTCACCCTTCCGCTCGACTAA
- a CDS encoding response regulator yields the protein MNWLIAEDEADIRNLVGIMCTVWGHVPLAFESGQKVWDWLDQVEAGTVGTGLPEFALMDIRMPGRRGSELAQRIRSIDKLKDIPIVLMTAFVLGDDEIDHLKQEYGVDHVINKPLPDFDRLGIVLHDLIKQKHDSVKAAADSFSSTPGPILNPSADVTAPAPSTDTLDENKSVPSDRTS from the coding sequence GTGAATTGGTTGATCGCGGAAGACGAAGCAGACATCCGCAACTTAGTGGGAATAATGTGTACGGTCTGGGGGCATGTTCCACTGGCCTTCGAGTCCGGTCAAAAAGTCTGGGATTGGCTGGATCAGGTCGAAGCGGGAACGGTCGGTACCGGCTTGCCTGAATTCGCCTTGATGGACATTCGTATGCCCGGGCGTCGCGGCAGTGAACTTGCTCAGCGTATTCGCAGTATCGACAAGCTCAAAGACATCCCGATTGTTCTTATGACTGCTTTTGTCTTGGGCGACGATGAAATTGACCACCTTAAGCAGGAATATGGCGTAGACCACGTAATCAATAAGCCGCTTCCGGACTTTGACCGCTTAGGCATCGTGTTGCACGACCTCATCAAGCAGAAACACGATTCGGTGAAAGCCGCAGCTGATAGTTTCAGCAGTACTCCCGGACCGATCCTGAACCCGAGTGCAGACGTCACCGCTCCCGCGCCCTCCACCGACACGCTAGACGAGAACAAGAGTGTTCCAAGTGACCGAACCAGCTGA
- a CDS encoding DUF1957 domain-containing protein, producing MTHRGTFMFVLHSHLPYARLAGRWPHGEEWIHEAAAETYIPLLETLYDLVEEGVRFKLNIGITPVLAEQLADPLILEHFNQYLDERIAAARRDILFFSGLPVDSELPLQAEGRVLVTDEKATAIDARVVSEQRALLEAEAAAGGNPERPTVVTTYEPVPTAEPHLRFLAEWYKIHYENVKRAFNNRFGGNIIGSFKRLQDDGFVEIVTSAATHAYLPLLGRDSSIAAQVQTGVASYQRLFGRRPTSFWLPECAYRPAYYSRNEMRPGLETFLAEQDLGVFFTETHTITGGQPVGMAAGDIVGPYGQIKRRYVIPAVNDLPKRDATSFNAYFVSDTAAGDGAFHHSGVAVIGRNAATGQQVWSSNLGYPGDFDYREFHKKAGTSGFKYWRVTGATLDLAFKDYYHPDWAAYKVEQHAEHFAHLVGDQLREHYNKTGEPGVVMSSYDTELFGHWWFEGVLWLEKVLRHLSNDPSVDLMTSSEYVSSYPPASVLHIPESSWGAGGNHFTWNNTDTRWMWAPIHEAELRMEGLIIRYPDPTEDETAVLNQIAREALLLQSSDWPFLVTTGQARDYAIQRFNQHLERFTKLADSLDRKKADRALADQYFELDKLFPDIDFRWFRAR from the coding sequence GTGACACATCGCGGCACGTTTATGTTCGTCCTGCACAGCCATCTGCCCTACGCCCGCCTGGCAGGGCGTTGGCCGCACGGCGAGGAATGGATTCATGAAGCCGCAGCGGAAACCTATATCCCGTTGTTGGAAACCCTGTATGACCTCGTTGAAGAGGGCGTGCGCTTCAAATTGAACATCGGAATTACGCCGGTTCTGGCCGAGCAGTTGGCTGATCCCCTGATTCTGGAACACTTCAATCAATACCTGGATGAGCGAATCGCCGCGGCGCGGCGCGATATCTTGTTCTTCAGCGGCTTGCCGGTCGACTCTGAGTTGCCGCTCCAGGCCGAGGGCCGCGTCCTCGTTACCGATGAAAAAGCAACTGCAATTGACGCGCGTGTCGTGAGCGAGCAGCGCGCCCTACTCGAAGCAGAAGCGGCTGCCGGCGGAAATCCCGAACGCCCGACGGTTGTCACCACCTATGAGCCCGTCCCGACTGCTGAACCGCATCTCAGGTTTCTAGCGGAGTGGTACAAGATCCATTACGAAAACGTCAAGCGAGCTTTCAACAATCGCTTTGGCGGGAACATCATTGGGTCGTTTAAGCGGCTTCAGGACGACGGCTTCGTGGAGATCGTCACCAGCGCCGCAACGCATGCGTATCTGCCGCTGCTGGGCCGTGACAGCTCTATCGCAGCCCAGGTACAGACGGGTGTCGCCTCGTACCAGCGCCTGTTCGGGCGCCGCCCGACGAGCTTCTGGCTGCCGGAATGTGCCTACCGTCCCGCCTATTACTCGCGTAATGAGATGCGTCCCGGCCTCGAAACCTTCCTTGCTGAACAGGATCTGGGCGTATTCTTCACCGAAACTCACACTATTACCGGCGGCCAGCCGGTTGGAATGGCCGCGGGCGACATCGTCGGCCCGTACGGTCAGATCAAGCGCCGCTATGTCATTCCCGCCGTTAACGATCTCCCCAAACGCGACGCAACCTCGTTCAACGCGTATTTCGTCAGTGACACCGCTGCCGGAGATGGCGCGTTCCATCACTCTGGTGTTGCAGTAATCGGTCGAAATGCCGCGACCGGCCAGCAAGTGTGGAGCTCCAACCTCGGTTACCCTGGCGACTTCGACTACCGCGAGTTTCACAAGAAAGCCGGGACAAGCGGGTTCAAATACTGGCGTGTCACCGGCGCGACTCTCGACCTGGCCTTCAAGGATTACTACCACCCGGATTGGGCCGCCTATAAAGTTGAGCAGCACGCGGAACACTTCGCGCATCTCGTTGGTGACCAGCTCCGCGAGCACTACAACAAAACCGGGGAGCCTGGCGTGGTCATGTCCAGCTACGATACGGAATTGTTTGGCCACTGGTGGTTTGAAGGCGTCCTCTGGTTGGAAAAAGTCCTGCGCCACCTCTCCAATGATCCCAGTGTCGACTTGATGACATCATCCGAATACGTTTCATCTTACCCTCCGGCGAGCGTGCTCCATATCCCTGAAAGTTCGTGGGGTGCAGGAGGAAATCATTTCACCTGGAACAACACGGACACGCGTTGGATGTGGGCGCCAATCCATGAGGCCGAACTCCGCATGGAAGGTCTCATAATCCGCTATCCCGACCCGACCGAAGACGAGACGGCCGTTCTCAATCAGATTGCCCGCGAGGCGCTCCTGCTTCAAAGTTCGGACTGGCCTTTCCTGGTCACAACCGGTCAGGCACGTGACTACGCCATCCAGCGATTCAATCAGCATCTGGAGCGCTTCACCAAACTTGCAGATAGCCTCGATCGCAAGAAGGCTGATCGTGCCTTGGCCGATCAGTATTTCGAACTGGACAAGCTGTTCCCGGATATCGACTTCCGATGGTTCCGCGCCCGGTGA